The region GAACCAGACGCCGGATAAAACCTTACGAAACGTGTTGCGCATGTTGACGCTGCTGAAACGCACCGATATTCCGGTCGCAGGCGGCGCCGTTAAGCCGCTGATGCGCGAACTGATCATTGCGGATAATGTTCACGGTGAAAGTGGGCTGGATGGCCCGGCGCTACCGGAGCCGGATTTCGCACCGCAAAACTGTACCGCCGTGGAGCTTATGGCGAAGGTGCTGCGTGAAAGCGCAGAGCCCGTGACGCTGGTGGCGACCGGCCCGCAGACCAACGTTGCGCTGCTGCTGAACAGTTATCCTGAACTGCACAGCAACATCGCCGGTATCGTCATCATGGGCGGCGCAATGGGCCTGGGGAACTGGACGCCAGCCGCGGAGTTCAACATCTTTGTTGACCCGGAAGCCGCGGAAATCGTCTTCCAGTCGGGCCTGCCGATTGTGATGGCGGGGCTGGACGTTACCCACCGCGCACAAATTATGGCGCAGGACATCGAACGATTCCGTTCTGTCGGCAACCCGGTTGCAACGACCGTGGCAGAGCTGCTCGACTTCTTTATGGAGTATCACAAAGCCGAGAAATGGGGTTTCCACGGCGCGCCGCTGCATGACCCATGCACCATTGCCTGGCTGCTGAAGCCGGACATGTTTACCACGGTCGAACGTTGGGTTGGCGTGGAAACACAGGGGAAATATACCCAGGGGATGACGGTGGTGGACTATTACTCGCTGACGGGAAATAAGCCGAATACCACGGTGATGGTGGATATCGATCGGGAAGCATTTGTGGATTTGCTGGCGGAGAGGCTGGCTTATTATATTTAGGTCGGAAGGCAAAAAACAATTGGGCATTCCAGGCAGTCTGTCGCCTGATCCCCACAACCTGGCTCTCTCCTGCAAAGAATCTCGTGAAATCATTGTTCAAAAAATAAAAACACTGTTATAGATATTACCCTCCATTTATTCATAATAACAATTATTACTTGCGACCAATTCAATTCAAGAATAAACAGGAGGCATTTTTTTGCAATTTTTTTCAAAAATGAGATAAGCATCGCTTTGTTTTAATAATGACATGCTCGATGATCGAAAGAACATAGCAAAGGAGCCGTTATGTATTACAGCGAAGAGATCATTGAGCGCATTGGAACTGATAAAGAGCTAGCTGTTCGTTTAGATAAAGCGTTAATGGGGGTTAAAGAGGGCGTTGTAGATTATGTCAATGGTCTTGGTGATGCCACAACACGGTTACTTTATTATACATCCTGTCTTACAGAAAACTATCAGGATGTATGTAAAAAACTTGGGTCTGAGGATATAAGGTTTATTTGCGCTCTGTATGAACTTGTCAAGCACAGAGATATTATATTCAGGATGTTGAAAATATATATTGAAACCATCCTAAAAAATAAAAATGAGACCGAAAAGAAAACAATTCTTCAGAAACTGACACCATTTACAAAGAATTATTCCATTAAATACATTTCAAAAAATGGTTTAATTTACGCTGTAGCATCGTATATATGCTACGGGAATAAGATGAATTTATCTGTACAAAATGCATTAATGACAAAAATAGGAAGCAGAGTCGGGTGGATTGTAGGGGGGTTGAATATTTATGGATTTGTACAACGTGCTGCTGAGAGTGCAGATAATCTGAAAAATTTCTGCCCTTTATTTTATAATGCCTTATACATGGAAGGTTTAGAAATGATGTATTTTTTAATAGAACCCATGATCATGAAGTCAGGCTATTTAAATATTAACACGGCAACTGATGAAGAAATTGTCAGAGCACTAAAGAGAATGATGTGACCATGTTTAATTTAGTAAATAGCTTTTTAAGGAACTGTTTACGCCATTTTTTCAAAAGCATAAAAGATGATTGCATTAATAATATTATAGGTTTTGGAATGGTTTTCATTATTGCCATAATTTCAATTTCTGTTTCAGCTCTCATCGACAATAATAAAATAGCATTCGGAATTATCGCTTTGATAGTAATACTTATACTGTTGCTAATGTTCTTTTATAAAGAAAAAAAATAAAATGTCTATACCGGCACATATTTGGCTCACCGATGACAACGGCTCACCTTTGATTGGTGAATATTCAATGCCAACACGATTGGGTTCGACTGAACTTAAATCGTTCAATCATTCCGTATGGATCCCGACAGATCATAACACCGGCAAACTCACAGGAACTCGCCTTCATGTGCCGATCAGATTTGAAAAAGAAATAGACCGTCTCACCCCATACTTATTCAGGGCTGTGTGTCAAGGAAGAGTATTGAAAGAAGCTGTGATAAAAATGTATAAGATTAATGAAGCCGGAATCGAGGTGGAATATTTTAATATAATACTGGAAAATGTAAAGATAACACAAATTTCTCCAGTTCTATTTCCAGTAGGTATTGCAAGTAAACATATGGAAGAAGTTGAGATTCGATATGAATCTATAGAATGGAAATATACTGATGGAAATATAATGTTCAAAGATTCGTGGAATGAAAGAGTCATAGCATAAAAGAAAAGGACTCGCTGGCGTTCCTTTCTGTTTTACTTTTACCTTGTGCGGCCTGATGCCCTCATCCCAGCCCTCTCCCACGGGGAGAGGGAGCAAACACTAAAAACGGCAACGGGGTTGCCGTTTTGCTTTTATTCATGGCTCAAACGGCCGACGCTGGAACTGGTCGTGCCCACATTTCGGACACAGCGACAGCACCTCCGGCGTATAAACGGCCATATGGTGGTGGCACTTCTCACACACCAGGTTCCCCAACCCCACAACTTCGCCGCTGTGATAGACACCGTGGTGGTTTAAGTCCTGAAACACCTCGCGCCA is a window of Enterobacter hormaechei ATCC 49162 DNA encoding:
- the rihA gene encoding pyrimidine-specific ribonucleoside hydrolase RihA, translated to MAQPIILDCDPGHDDAIALVLALASPELDVKAVTSSAGNQTPDKTLRNVLRMLTLLKRTDIPVAGGAVKPLMRELIIADNVHGESGLDGPALPEPDFAPQNCTAVELMAKVLRESAEPVTLVATGPQTNVALLLNSYPELHSNIAGIVIMGGAMGLGNWTPAAEFNIFVDPEAAEIVFQSGLPIVMAGLDVTHRAQIMAQDIERFRSVGNPVATTVAELLDFFMEYHKAEKWGFHGAPLHDPCTIAWLLKPDMFTTVERWVGVETQGKYTQGMTVVDYYSLTGNKPNTTVMVDIDREAFVDLLAERLAYYI
- a CDS encoding Hcp family type VI secretion system effector, with protein sequence MSIPAHIWLTDDNGSPLIGEYSMPTRLGSTELKSFNHSVWIPTDHNTGKLTGTRLHVPIRFEKEIDRLTPYLFRAVCQGRVLKEAVIKMYKINEAGIEVEYFNIILENVKITQISPVLFPVGIASKHMEEVEIRYESIEWKYTDGNIMFKDSWNERVIA